The following are encoded in a window of Maridesulfovibrio ferrireducens genomic DNA:
- the pyrR gene encoding bifunctional pyr operon transcriptional regulator/uracil phosphoribosyltransferase PyrR — translation MQKEKIVLSEVDMTRTLDRLASEITERRGDCEKLAIIGIQRRGADLAQRLKELLDERLGRKIPLGKLDINLYRDDWTNLSRQPSINCTEIPFEIEGTSIILVDDVLFSGRTVRAALEAVLDFGRPRRVELLVLVDRGHRELPIRADYVGKKVTTGEDQHVNVLVKERDDEDKVVLLLPE, via the coding sequence ATGCAAAAAGAAAAGATTGTCCTTTCAGAAGTAGATATGACTCGCACCCTTGATAGACTCGCTTCTGAGATTACAGAGCGCCGAGGTGATTGCGAAAAGCTTGCTATTATAGGTATTCAGCGCCGAGGTGCAGATTTAGCCCAAAGGCTTAAAGAGTTGCTGGACGAGCGGCTTGGTAGGAAAATACCCTTAGGTAAGCTTGATATCAATCTCTATCGTGATGATTGGACAAATCTGAGTCGCCAGCCAAGCATTAATTGTACAGAGATTCCTTTTGAGATAGAAGGAACTTCAATTATTCTGGTTGACGATGTTCTTTTTTCTGGAAGAACAGTCCGCGCTGCCCTTGAAGCTGTTTTGGATTTCGGCAGGCCACGCAGAGTTGAATTGCTTGTTTTGGTTGATCGTGGGCATCGCGAACTGCCAATTCGCGCTGATTATGTGGGTAAAAAAGTTACGACTGGTGAAGATCAGCATGTAAATGTGCTGGTGAAAGAACGTGATGATGAGGATAAAGTTGTTCTTCTTTTACCTGAATAA
- a CDS encoding heavy metal translocating P-type ATPase, which yields MDALFEIKGMTCSACSSRLEKVINNMDGVNHASVNLATESLAVNFDKESTSVTEIIKSVEMSGFEATEKIEGTEVALPISGMTCSACSSRLERVLNATDGIVKAGVSLPGESATIKFNSAIISLRQIRQIIKDIGFEAGEIQSAQDAQKNFETRRKQNEAKLALMKKKLIYALTFTVPLLIITMGHMVGMPLPDFISPHHSPLGFALIQLFLTMPVLWFGKDFYIHGFPNLMRGTPNMDSLIAVGTSAAVVYSLWNLIEIVLGVDPQARAMDLYFESAATIITLILLGKFQEGRAKSRTSEAIEKLMDLTPAKAILLENGEQISTPIEEIGPGDNILIRPGDRVSADGTVYDGHSEIDESMLTGESMPVSKSEGDAVAGGTVNTGGGALKVRVKNVGENTVLSRIIKLVQDAQGSKAPISSLADTVSFYFVPTVMTIAVLSGLSWYFFSAEPFSFALRIFISVMVIACPCAMGLATPTAIMVGTGRGAQLGVLVKSGEALETAGKINTMIFDKTGTLTYGQPELVDTFVASGQNGEELLALAASAEKQSEHPLARAVLRAAEKTGISLPETTSFNAVAGLGIATKTGGHSMLLGNQEYLNRNFVGGLDDKNARDAASSFESAGQSPLYIAKDGKLAGIMAIADKIKKEAPATIKKLHALGVKTVMLTGDNEKVARTIAKSAGIDEVVAQVMPDRKAEVVNREKAQGRKVAMIGDGINDAPALASADLGIAMGTGIDVAIESGDIVLMKGDLSGVLTALALSRATVRNIKQNLFWAFAFNVLGIPVAAGALYIFGGPTLSPMFAAAAMSLSSVTVVTNALRLKFFTIEN from the coding sequence ATGGATGCACTTTTTGAAATAAAAGGGATGACCTGCTCTGCATGCTCATCAAGACTTGAAAAAGTTATCAACAATATGGATGGAGTTAACCATGCCAGCGTCAATCTGGCTACTGAATCCTTAGCCGTAAATTTTGATAAAGAATCAACTTCCGTTACGGAAATAATTAAATCCGTCGAAATGTCCGGTTTTGAAGCTACTGAAAAAATTGAAGGAACTGAAGTTGCTCTACCCATATCAGGAATGACCTGCTCTGCATGTTCATCAAGACTTGAAAGGGTTTTAAATGCGACTGACGGGATAGTCAAAGCCGGTGTCAGCCTGCCGGGAGAATCCGCAACAATAAAATTCAATTCCGCAATTATCTCACTGAGACAAATCAGACAAATCATAAAAGATATCGGATTCGAGGCTGGAGAAATTCAATCCGCACAGGATGCACAAAAAAACTTTGAGACACGACGTAAGCAAAATGAAGCAAAATTAGCTTTAATGAAAAAAAAGCTGATCTATGCTCTGACATTTACCGTCCCGCTGCTCATCATAACCATGGGACACATGGTGGGCATGCCCCTGCCGGACTTTATAAGCCCCCATCATTCACCGCTTGGCTTTGCCCTTATTCAACTTTTTCTGACTATGCCTGTACTTTGGTTCGGTAAAGATTTTTATATTCACGGATTCCCGAATCTCATGCGCGGCACACCCAATATGGATTCCCTCATTGCTGTGGGAACCTCTGCGGCTGTCGTTTATTCACTTTGGAACCTTATTGAAATAGTATTAGGAGTTGATCCTCAGGCAAGAGCTATGGATCTTTATTTTGAATCCGCGGCAACAATTATAACCCTTATTTTACTTGGCAAATTTCAGGAAGGACGAGCTAAATCACGCACATCAGAAGCCATTGAAAAATTAATGGACCTGACTCCGGCAAAAGCCATCCTACTTGAAAACGGCGAACAAATTTCAACACCTATCGAAGAAATCGGTCCCGGTGATAATATTCTAATCCGGCCCGGTGACAGAGTCAGCGCAGACGGCACTGTATATGACGGGCATTCAGAAATAGATGAATCAATGCTTACAGGTGAAAGCATGCCTGTCTCCAAATCTGAAGGAGACGCAGTTGCCGGCGGTACTGTTAATACTGGCGGGGGTGCACTTAAAGTACGAGTGAAAAATGTCGGAGAAAACACAGTACTTTCCCGCATCATCAAGCTTGTACAAGATGCTCAGGGGTCCAAAGCTCCGATTTCCTCCCTTGCGGACACCGTAAGTTTTTACTTTGTGCCAACGGTAATGACTATCGCGGTTCTTTCCGGTCTCAGTTGGTACTTTTTCAGCGCTGAGCCTTTTTCCTTTGCTCTGCGCATTTTTATCAGCGTAATGGTCATTGCCTGCCCTTGCGCGATGGGACTTGCCACCCCGACCGCAATAATGGTCGGAACGGGGCGCGGGGCACAGCTTGGCGTGCTTGTAAAATCTGGAGAAGCCCTTGAGACTGCCGGAAAGATCAACACCATGATCTTCGACAAAACCGGAACTCTTACCTACGGACAACCCGAGCTGGTGGACACCTTTGTCGCTTCAGGCCAAAACGGAGAAGAATTACTGGCACTGGCTGCTTCGGCAGAAAAACAATCCGAACATCCTCTTGCAAGAGCAGTACTCCGCGCAGCCGAAAAGACAGGCATATCGTTACCGGAAACAACATCATTTAATGCTGTAGCAGGTCTTGGCATTGCCACAAAAACAGGTGGTCATTCCATGCTGCTCGGCAATCAAGAATATCTGAACCGCAATTTTGTCGGCGGACTTGACGATAAAAACGCCAGAGATGCGGCCTCCAGTTTCGAATCTGCGGGGCAAAGCCCGCTCTACATTGCCAAAGACGGAAAGCTTGCCGGAATTATGGCCATCGCTGATAAAATAAAAAAAGAAGCCCCCGCGACAATCAAAAAACTTCACGCTCTAGGCGTAAAAACTGTCATGCTTACCGGAGATAACGAGAAAGTAGCCCGCACAATCGCAAAAAGCGCAGGAATCGACGAAGTGGTCGCGCAGGTTATGCCGGACCGTAAAGCTGAAGTTGTGAACAGAGAAAAGGCTCAGGGTCGGAAGGTGGCTATGATAGGCGACGGCATCAATGATGCGCCCGCTCTTGCCTCGGCAGACCTTGGAATTGCCATGGGCACCGGGATTGATGTCGCAATTGAATCCGGCGACATTGTGCTTATGAAAGGGGATCTATCAGGTGTTTTAACAGCTCTGGCACTAAGCCGGGCTACGGTTAGAAATATCAAACAGAACCTTTTCTGGGCTTTTGCTTTCAACGTACTGGGAATTCCTGTTGCAGCCGGAGCACTCTACATTTTCGGAGGCCCGACTCTTTCACCTATGTTCGCCGCTGCGGCAATGTCGCTCAGTTCAGTAACAGTGGTGACAAACGCACTGCGGCTGAAATTTTTCACTATCGAAAATTAA